The genomic window ACTTGATTCCTTTGATTTGATACTTATTTTTGAAATTGGTCACACCTATTTTGTGTTTTTCCGTGTGATGGATTCTACAAAGTCCTGCGTAAGTGTATTCTGAATGATCAATTTTCTTACGTTTTCGTCTACCCAATGCTTTATCAAAATGATCAATGTCAGCTCCTGTTCTTCCACAGATACAACAGACTCTTTTCGTAATACATTTGTACAAGTAGTATTCTTGATTCGCTGGTAAGATTTCATACCCTTCTTTGAATGGAATATGATGTTCAAAGATGAAATCTAAGATGATATTTGCTAGGATGTTTACGTCACTTACAGTTGTATCCGATTCGTCCTTGAGGCTTATTTTTCGCCCTGTGACACCTTCAAAACGAAAGTAGAAGAATTCCTTCCAGAAATCTGTTGGCGTGCCTGTATCGATGAATATATCCCCTATGAGCGCATAAATGAAGTTTCTTTGCTGGGCTGTGAAGCGACGTGGATCGATAAAACGCACTTCAATGATCCGATCGCCTTCATAACCTTCGTACATCGTTTTAAGTCGTTCGATGTTTATTTCTTCGTTGATTGTTGCGCTAATTTCTTGTCCTTTGAAATGCTTTAATATCGCAGAATATGAATCGATTAGCGGTTTAAACAATTAAATCACTTCTTTTTCTTCTGATTCGTTGATCAATTCATCTCAACGGAGTACTCTACACCTAAGCTTTCAATCGTTTGTTTGATAACTGACAGTTGTTTAGCAGTGCCTGTAATATTTAGAGCAAAGGAATACTTGGGTTCATCGGTGTCTATTTCTTGTGTTGTTACCACAGCTCTTTCTGGAGTTGCTGTTTGTTTGATCTGTTTTTCTGTCTTTTCTATTTCTTTCTCTTCTTTTTCTCTTAATTCTTTGACAGCTTGATCTATCTTTGGAAAAATCTGTGCTGCAGTTAGTCCTTCATCAATTAAAGAGATCCAAGCCATTGACTCAAGACCATAAGCTTTTACATAGCTTTCAACCAACGATTTTTGCTGTTCGTAGTTTTCTTTTTCTTGTTTTATTGCTGTGCATTCAGCAATTATTTCTTCTTCAATTTTTTTCGTTAAATTGTTTTTGGCTGTAAAACTTGAAGCATTCAGCCAATTACTTTGGAGGCTGATTTCATTAGCTTCAATCTCAGCCTTACTTGCTTGTTTTTTGATGAATGCCAAAACAATTGTTTTTCGTTCTTCCTTTGTTTTAGCTTCAAATTCTTTGATTTGGTCAGCAATACCTTCAGATGCTAGCTTGATCTCATCGCTGTAGGCTTTAATTTGTTTTTCAAATACAGCAAGAGGTTCACTAAACTCCTTCTTCACTTCTATTCGTTTAGAATCGATCAAATCAAAAATTCGATTTAGTTCCGCTCTTGCTTTCTTAGCATCTGCAATATCCTCTTCTTTAAAAATCAAATTTTCAAAACGCTTAACAGTTGCATTGATTAAATTCGCTAGTTGATCTTCATTGATAATTTCAATTACACTTGGTTGATAATTAACATCAAAGATGACTTCTGTTGATAGTTCATTGCTCATTTATAAATCCTCCCAAGATGGTTTATTGTGATTTTCCGATTCTTTTTTCTTCTGCTCTGCTTTCAATGCATAGCGTTTAAGAAATCCAATGATTTTCGAATAGGAATTTCTGTCGATTTGTTTAAAGCTACTAAAACCGCTTCTTTCTAGCGTTGTAGCAATTATGAATTCTTTTTCTTGATTAGTTAACTGAGCGATTCGATGAACATAATCATCAAATGTCTGTTTAAACTCAGAATCTAAATCATTGTCATTCTGAATCTTTTCATTCTCATCAGCACCAATTTTGGCGTCATCATCCCCATCTGCGACAACTCCAAATGAGCTAGCCAGCGAATACCTTTTTGCATAAGTAATTACACTACCTAAAGATTGTGGATTTTTTGTATTACACGGAAAGCCTAAAGGACCATATAGAATGTATTGACCGCTTGAATGATAAACGCACGTTGTTACTGCAACATGGTTATCACTTGTAACTACATCTTGACCAAAATCAATCCCACTATCAGACTCTTGAGCAGCATTTCTTATAGCTGATTCAATAGATTTAAGTGTTGCGTACTCAAATTTCATTTCCCCACCGTTTTTTGTTCCATAATTTACAGAGGCATCGAATTTAGGTTGTTGTAGCTTACCTTTCAATTGATATAGCCCTTTATAAATCTCATTTGTTTCTTCACTAGTCTTCATCTACTTCATCCTCCACTTCATTAATAGTCGGTTTACCCCAATCAGGATTAGTTAAATATTCATCTAAAGTGGAAAGTTCATTATTCATATGCTAAAATCTCCTTAGATATGTTTAGTTTGTGACTCATTGCTTTGGACGGCTGAGTCACTTTTTTTGTATTTTTTCTCCGCACTTTGGACAATACGGTCCATCCCATGGATGACACTGTTGTAGTAGTTTATTGTTAAGACGTAATGTGTAGCGACAATCCGGACAATAAAAAACATGTCTATAAAATAGATACTCTTTTATTTTTTGTCTTAATTTCATTTAATTTCCTGCCATTTCTTTTGTTTGTTGATTACCTGTTGACTTATTGTCATACCACCATCTATCAGCAATCATTTTTCCTTTCTTCAAAGCTTCTTTTCGATTCATATGTTCTCCTTCCTTTCGAATCTATTAGGTTTATCAAAACCATTAGTGTTCCGTAGATGGTACCCATAGTTAGGCTGAAATGAGTGATTGAAATGAGCATTGCTATAATCAACCCTATTACTATCGTGTCAAATTTTGTCATAGTCTTATCTCCCTATTTTTGATTTCCAGCATCCGTAAATCTTCAAGCTCCATCTCAATCAGCTCTGCACGATCATCTTGTAATTCTTTTCTACGTAGCCTAATAAGATTGAGAATTTGGTGTTCTTGTTGTACTGTGTATGCCATCAAATTACCTCCTATGAATTTTAATCAACATAGCTAAATTGACTATTTGTAAGATTAAAATAAGTACATAGATTACTGTCATATTAAGCCCCTCCTTTCGTGTGGGGTTATTCAGAATCAAAACTCCGTTCCTAAATTCACTAAGGATAAACAGTGACAGTGGCTACAATGTCATACTTTTCATTTGGAACTTCTAGGTCGGCTAGGAGTTCTTTTGTTTTTTCAAATGTATCGACTTGCGATTTCACTGTAATTTCGACTTTCTCTTTACTTTCCATGTTTTTCAAAGCTCCTTCACCTGTTGCTGGATCATATTCGATTCCACCGAACACAAAATTTCCATCAACTCCCTTAAGCACATCCTCAATGCCCTTTTTTTCATTAGTAGGCTTTTCATTTTTGCTAATTAAAGACTCTCCATCTTCCTCGCTTATCGAAATAAAGTTTGATTTATATTTCAAGTCGTTGTAAGCGAACTGGAGACTTGCGTATGCTTCCTCGTACGTTAGATCTCTATTTTTCAATAAATCCACAATGTCTTTTCCGATTTCCGCAATTTCTTCGTTAAATCCAAATTCATTAAGGTCCTGTTGTCGCTGAAACTTTTTTAAATACTCTTCTTTCTTATCCATTTTTTTAATACCAGCCTTTCTGTTTAGTTCTCCATCTGCATTCCAGTCGTAATTACTGTTGTTTTCGGTTTACGATTCAGAAAAAGATGGAGCATTGGCTAAAACTTTGAGTATTTCTGCAATCGTGTGGATTTCCTCTTTTTTAACCATCTTTTCCAACTTGGTATATACTCGGCTTGCTACAAGGCTTAATCGCTGTTCATAACCTTCAAACGTAGAGTTGTAAAATTCAAGTGTTTCTTCGTTTGAAACTTCTTTATCTGAAACCTTGGAAACAAAACCTCTCATTTCGTTCTCTCCAATTTTCATCGTGATTAAAATACCTTTTTCGTTATCCATCATTTTTCTTCCTTTCATTTTTTCGCTATCGATTAAAATTTCCCCAATCGCTTGTTGCACGGCAGACATAATTGCTAGTGTATTTTTTTCTTCCTGTATTCCTTTTTCCTTCAAAAATTCCTCGTATTTCTTTATGCTGTCTTTCACTTTGATTCCTCCTTTTTAGATACATATTGATATAGAGCGATTGAAGAAAACTTCCAATCTTTGCCAATTCTTACTCCAGGAACTTTTCCAAGTTCAGCTTCTTTATGCAAAGTTGGAACACTGACTGTTAAAAAATCAGCTGCTTTTTTCGAATTCCAAATTTCATTTGGAATGGAATGTTCTGATAACAAAATCTTTAAATCTTCTAAATTGACTAAAGCTAGATTAGTCATGAATGATCCCTCTCTTTCTATAGTTCATACATAGCAATAATTGAATCAATAATTCTGTTCGCTTCAGCAGAAGTTCTTTTACCGCTTAAGATTAAAGATAAGTAGCTTTTGTCGATATTGAATCTGTTCGCAAGCATCGTATATGTTAGAAAGTTTGAATTTTCTACATATTGTTTAATTTTTTCTCTATCTTTTTGTGTGATTTCAGCAATGTCAGCCATAATTCACAACCCCCCCTAATTAATTTCCTCTAAATCCATTTGAGGATAATATCCCTTGGCAATTAATAAGTTGTATATGAAGACTCTGCCTTTTTGCGTCCATTTAGTATTCA from Enterococcus sp. DIV1094 includes these protein-coding regions:
- a CDS encoding putative HNHc nuclease, with protein sequence MFKPLIDSYSAILKHFKGQEISATINEEINIERLKTMYEGYEGDRIIEVRFIDPRRFTAQQRNFIYALIGDIFIDTGTPTDFWKEFFYFRFEGVTGRKISLKDESDTTVSDVNILANIILDFIFEHHIPFKEGYEILPANQEYYLYKCITKRVCCICGRTGADIDHFDKALGRRKRKKIDHSEYTYAGLCRIHHTEKHKIGVTNFKNKYQIKGIKLNQETIKKLNIGG
- a CDS encoding DUF1351 domain-containing protein, translating into MSNELSTEVIFDVNYQPSVIEIINEDQLANLINATVKRFENLIFKEEDIADAKKARAELNRIFDLIDSKRIEVKKEFSEPLAVFEKQIKAYSDEIKLASEGIADQIKEFEAKTKEERKTIVLAFIKKQASKAEIEANEISLQSNWLNASSFTAKNNLTKKIEEEIIAECTAIKQEKENYEQQKSLVESYVKAYGLESMAWISLIDEGLTAAQIFPKIDQAVKELREKEEKEIEKTEKQIKQTATPERAVVTTQEIDTDEPKYSFALNITGTAKQLSVIKQTIESLGVEYSVEMN
- a CDS encoding ERF family protein, which translates into the protein MKTSEETNEIYKGLYQLKGKLQQPKFDASVNYGTKNGGEMKFEYATLKSIESAIRNAAQESDSGIDFGQDVVTSDNHVAVTTCVYHSSGQYILYGPLGFPCNTKNPQSLGSVITYAKRYSLASSFGVVADGDDDAKIGADENEKIQNDNDLDSEFKQTFDDYVHRIAQLTNQEKEFIIATTLERSGFSSFKQIDRNSYSKIIGFLKRYALKAEQKKKESENHNKPSWEDL
- a CDS encoding helix-turn-helix domain-containing protein, with the translated sequence MTNLALVNLEDLKILLSEHSIPNEIWNSKKAADFLTVSVPTLHKEAELGKVPGVRIGKDWKFSSIALYQYVSKKEESK